From a single Marinilabiliales bacterium genomic region:
- a CDS encoding XRE family transcriptional regulator — protein MENNKLRRTSLDEMIDKHIGKVGTEDRDAFEEELSLDILGQTIKRIREEKHLTQSQLGELVGVKKAQISKVENNLTDARFDTILKVFRALNAKINFNVELK, from the coding sequence CAATAAATTACGCAGAACAAGCCTGGATGAAATGATTGATAAGCATATAGGCAAAGTTGGGACTGAAGATAGAGATGCTTTTGAAGAAGAATTGAGTCTTGATATTTTAGGACAAACAATCAAAAGAATAAGAGAAGAGAAGCATTTAACTCAAAGTCAACTTGGAGAGCTGGTTGGAGTAAAAAAAGCACAAATTTCCAAGGTTGAAAATAACCTGACTGATGCACGGTTTGATACTATATTGAAGGTTTTTAGGGCATTGAACGCTAAGATTAATTTCAATGTA